Below is a window of Desmonostoc muscorum LEGE 12446 DNA.
CAAAACCGCGATCGCTATCAACAAATTACCACAGCAGAAATCGCCCAAGCCGAAAGTCAAGTGGCATTTTTTCAAGAGAAGTATGACAAGGATCGAGAATTAGTTACTCAAGGTGCTTTACCACGGCGTAATGGCCTCGAATCGCAAACCCAACTAGCAGAAGCTAAAGCCAACCTTGCTAAAGCCAATAGTCGCCGAGAGGTGATTGAGGCTGAAAATCAACTTAAACGCGCTCAGGCATCTGTTGATGTCGCCAAATCTCGAATCAATCTCAGTAACAGCACGTATGAAACTCGGCTGCAACAACTAGGAATCCGGGGCAATGCCAAAGGACTGGTGACAGTAACATCTCCCATTTCTGGGAAGGTGGCAGATCGGGAAGTGACTCTTGGTCAAAGCTTTCAAGATGCAGGTGGTAAGCTGATGACGATTGTTAATGACAATCAGGTTTTTGCCACAGCGAATATATATGAAAAAGATTTAGACAAAGTTAAAACAGGACAACGGGTTAACGTCAAAGTTGCTTCTGTCCCCAATCGTATTTTTACGGGACGAATTGCGGTAATTAATTCTGTAGTAGCAGGTGATACGCGGGTTGTACCTGTGAAAGCCGAAATAAATAACCCTGGTGGTGTACTAAAACCAGGAATGTTTGCAGAGTTGGAAGTTTTGACAAATCAAACATCATCAGATGTACTGATTATTCCCAGTGCGGCTGTAGTTGAAGTTAATAATAAAAAAGTTGTCTACATCCAAAATGGCAATAGTTATCAACCAGTTGAAATTATATTAGGTCAAACCTCTGGAGACATGGTTGAGGTAAAAACTGGTTTATTCAATGGAGATATGATTGTCACCCAACGCGCACCGCAACTTTACGCCCAATCTCTGCGGGGTGACACCAAGAAAAAAGCAGACGAACATACCGAAACTGCTGTACAAACAACAGAGACTAAAATACCCTGGTGGATTGCAGCCGGGGGAGGAACAGTACTAGTTACTATCGCTTTTATGGCAGGTAATTTCTGGGCTAGTCGTCATGGCAAATATCAATATCAATTAGCCACAGAAAGCTACCTTACAGAAGAACCTCTAAACGATGCTGCATCAGAATTCAATGATAACCATCGTGGGGCGAGTCAAGATTCAGAAATTAAGATTGAGAAATAACAATGCTGAGTGCCATTATTAAATGGGCGATCGCTCGCCGTTGGTTAGTCATTCTGGGGACAATTATCCTCACCATTTGGATATTTCGGACAATCATCCAAATGCCTTTAGATGTTTTTCCTAGTTTTGCACCACCCCAAGTTGAAATTCAAACGGAAGCACCAGGACTCGCCCCCGAAGAATTAGAATCTTTAGTAACTTTACCAATTGAAAGTGCAATTAACGGTACTCCGGGAGTAACAGCAGTCCGCTCATCTTCAGCAGCAGGAATTTCTGTTGTTAAAGTCATTTTTAACTGGAATACTGATATTTATCAAGCTCGCCAACTAGTAACAGAGCGATTACAACAGAGTTTTAGTAAGCTGCCATCAGGGGTGGAAACTCCGCAAGTTTCGCCTACAAGTTCCCCGATTGGGACTGTATTACAATATGCTTTTACTTCCCAAAATACTCCTTTAATGGAAGTGCGGCGCATTGTTGATTGGCAAGTAACAAATCGCCTTTTAGCTGTGCCTGGTGTTAGTCAAGTAATAGCTTATGGTGGCGATATTCGTCAATATCAAGTATTAGTCGATCCAGATAAACTAAAAGCTTTTAATGTCACCTTAGAAGACGTAGAGCAAGCTGCCTCTGCTGCCAATGTTAACGCTCCTGGCGGCTATTTAATTACTCCTGACCGAGAAAAATTAATTCGGGGGATTGGGCGGATTGAATCTATCGAAGAATTACAGCAATCAGTGATTATTGCTCGTAATGGTACGCCTGTCAAAATTTCAGATGTTGCTGATGTGCAAATTGGTGCGGCGATTAAACGGGGTGATGGGAGTTTTAATACTCAAAAAGCAATTATTCTGATGATTAATAAACAACCCCAAGCCGATACTCCTACTGTTACCCGTGCCATAGAAGAGGCGATGGCAGAGGTACAAGCGGGATTACCTGAAGATATTAAAATCACCCCCACTTTTCGTCAAGAGAACTATATTGATTCTTCTATTAAAAATGTTCGAGAAGCTTTAGTTGAAGGCAGTATTATTGTTGCTTTAATTCTAATTCCCTTCTTAATGAATTGGCGCAATTTAGCTATTTGTTTAACAGCCTTACCTTTATCTTTATTACTAGGAGTACTATTACTAAATTGGTTGGGACAAGGTTTAAATACCATGACTTTGGGAGGGTTAGCCGTAGCCATTGGTTCAGCCGTTGATGATGCGATTGTCGATGCCGAAAATGTCTACCGGAACCTGCGAGAAAATAAATATTCTGCTAACCCCCGCCCGGTTATAGATGTTGTATTTGACGGTTGTCAAGAGGTACGGGATTCGGTATTTGGAGCGACTATCATTACTATAGTTGTCTTCTCCCCAGTTTTTGCTTTGGGTGGTGTAGAAGGCAGCATTTTTATCCCAATGGGATTAGGCTATATGGCAGCAGTTATCGCTTCTAGTATCACAGCATTAACGGTAACTCCGGCTTTATGTGCAATTTTACTACCTTATGGTAACTTGCCAGAAAGAGAACCTTGGGTGGCGAGATTTTTTAAAAGGCTTTACTATCCTTTATTAACATTTTCTCTGAAGCATTCAGGAATTGTTTTAGCTAGTGCGATCGCTAGTTTGGTAGCTGCAACTATAATTGCCCCATCCTTTGGCAGAATATTCTTACCAGAGTTTCAAGAGCAAACTTTAGTAAATACCCTAACTCTTTATCCGGGGGTTTCATTGGAAGCGACTAATGCAGCCGGTGAAGCACTTCAGCAAGCCCTCAAAGGAGACTCTAGATTTCCTTATGTGCAATTGCGTTCTGGACGTGCGCCAGGAGACTCCGATGCCGCTGGGGTAAATTTGGGACACTTGGATATCGAGTTAAGTGACGCAGCGATGAAAGATCGCCAGGGGACGATTGAAAAGTTAAGGGAAGAATTTGCAAAGTTACCGGGAGTAGCACCGAATATCGGCGGTTTTATCTCGCACCGCATGGATGAAGTGTTGTCTGGAGTGAGAAGTGCGATCGCAGTCAAAATCTTCGGACCTGACTTAGAACAACTCCACAGCATTGGACAGGAAATTAATGATGTCATGAAAACCGTTAATGGGATTGTAGATTTACAACTAGAACCCCAAATACCCATTGAACAAATCCAAATAAAATTTAACCGACCTGCTGCTTCGCGGTATGGTTTGACAGTAGGCAAACTTTCGGAAATTATTGAAACTGCTCTGAATGGACGAGTGGTATCTCAAATTTTAGAAAAACAACAAACTTTCGATTTAGTTGTGTGGTTAAAGTCAGATGCAAGGCAAAATTTAGATACAATTCGCAATTTATTAATTGATACTCCTAACAGTCAAAAAATTCCTTTAACACAGGTTGCCACAATTGAAAATGCAACTGGGCCGAATACTATAAATAGAGAAAATGTATCCCGCTTGATTGTTGTTTCTGCTAACGCTAATGGTAGAGATTTACGCTCTATCGTCAATGAGATTAAAGACAAAGTTAATCAACAAGTACATCCTGCCACTGGTTACTATATCCAATATGCAGGGCAATTTGAAGCAGAAGAAAGAGCAACTCAGAACATCTTAATTTCGAGTGCGATCGCCTTTGTTGCAATTACAGTCATCATGTACCTTTCTGTCAAATCTATCCCGTCTACTGCCATGATTATGATTAACTTACCTTTGGCTTTAGTGGGAGGAGTATTTTCAGTAGCTTTGAGTGGTGGTGTTATTTCTATTGCCTCCTTAGTTGGGTTTATTACTCTATTTGGAATTGCTACCCGCAATGGTTTGTTACTTGTGGATAATTACAACACTAAATTTGGGGAAGGTCTACCACTTAAAGAAGTTTTAATTAAAGGCTCAATGGAACGTTTAAATGCTATTTTGATGACAGCTTTTACCTCAGCTTTAGGATTAGCACCTTTAGTAATTGAAAGTGGAGCAGGAAAGGAAATATTACAACCACTTTCAATAGTAGTGTTAGGTGGGTTGTTTACTTCTACGGCATTAACCTTAGTAGTTCTCCCTGCACTGTATGTCAAGTTTGGCAGGTTTTTGCTCCCTAAGCCTGCGACGGGTATTTTATTGTTCAGTGAAAATTCTCGAACTACCAAAATATCATGACTGGAATAATTTCATGTGCTAAAAGTTTGTTCAAATTATCAATGAATTTAAATCAGGAGTAAATTAATGAAAAATCTCAAATCTGGCTTGATTATTATCGGGAGTTTAGGACTAATTTTCTTGGGTGCTTGTAGTAATAGTAATCAAACAGCTAATACAGAAAATAGCCCAGTTGCTTCTACCTCAAGTGCCAAGACTCCATCAGTTATAGCTTCACCTGTGGCAAAAAAAACAGATAGTCCGCATGGTGAATCTAAAGGTGGTCAAGTTGTAGAGACAGGAACTTATCACTTGGAGTTCTTAGCAGAGAAAGAAACCAATGCAACCCACATGGATTTATATTTGCTAACAGGTGATAATCACGAATCAGTAACTAATGCAAAAGTAATCGCTCAAGTCCAGCTACCAGATGGAAAACAGAAGTCAATTCCTTTAACCTATGACGTTAGTGGTAAACACTACACGGCGGCGCTATTTGAAAATATAACTGGTCAGTATCAGGTGAAAATTACTGCCGATGTTAAAGGTGAAAAGGTAAATGGGCGTTTTAATTTTAATCGGTAACTTTTTATAATTAGAAAATATCGATGGAAATTGTTATAGATATTACAGGCGAATTCTATGAGAGTGCTACTAGTTGAAGATGAACCAGATTTAGGTGGTGCAATTAAGCGAACTCTCATTCAGCAAAAGTATTTGATTGATTGGGTACTGGATGGTAATGAGGCGTGGGAATATCTAGAAAATAGCTGGACACAATATACACTAGCTATTTTTGATTGGATGCTACCAGGAATATCAGGATTGGAGTTGTGCAAACGACTACGTTCCCAAAAAAATTCTCTACCTGTTTTAATGTTGACAGCTAAAGATAGCATGGAAGATAAAGTTGCTGGGCTAGATGCAGGGGCTGATGATTACTTAGTCAAGCCATTTGGCATGGCGGAATTACTAGCTAGGTTGCGGGCATTGCAGAGGCGATCGCCCCAATTTCAGCCCCAGAAATTAACTGTTGGCAACCTGACTTTAGATTACGGTAATAATTTAGTTGTCAGCCAAAATGCTTTGGGAAATAAACACGAGATTACTCTAACTAATAAAGAATTCCAGTTACTAGAATATTTTATGAAGCACCCAAACCAAATTGTGACTACAGGACAAATTCGTAATCAGCTTTGGGAAGTAAGTGCAGAACCAGTTAGTAATGTGGTAGCTGCTCAAATGCGGTTGCTACGTCGCAAACTAGCTAATAGTGGCTGCGAAAATATAATTGAAACTTTGCATGGGATGGGATATCGTCTCAATCTCACCATTGATACTTCCCGTTCTCAAGAGCATAATTTATAGCTGTAATTTAGGGAACTGCTATTACAGGCAGAACTTACTAACAGTTCAAGTAGACCAATTTATTAATTTTACATTCTCAAGCTAACACTAATACCAAAATACTTTCCACTTGACTATTTCCAAACTGACTGATGGTGTCAAAGTTGTCTCGTAGAGTTGTAACAATTTTGGATGTTGGATTATTGCCAATACGGATATAGATAAATTTTGGTGGATGACCATAAAGAAGACTGCGTTGATGGAAATCAGAGTCTTTGGAGACAATCACAAAATCATTAGCTTTAGCATATTCCCAAATAACTAAATCATCAGTATTGGTAAGTGCTAATGCTTTAACATGACAGGAATTGGGGTACAAATCCAAAATTTGGGGAATAATCCGATCGGAAAGGTTTTCGTCCAAAAGCAGTTTCACAGGGATGCTACAAATAATTTTTTCTCACGATCAGCAGCAAAGGCAAGACAGGCTTTTATATCTTCGGATGTGAGTTCTGAAAAATCCTCTAGAATTTCTTCTTCGGTCATACCACTTGCAAGATATTCTAAAATGTCATACACGGTAATCCTCATTCCCCGAATACAGGGTTTGCCACTACGTTTGCCAGGTTCGATTGTTACAATGTTGTCGTAGTTCATGGTATCAGTGAAATTTTATATTTAGGGCTTGCTGAAAACAAGGTGTTGCCAACAACAAGACATTGACCCGAGTTAATCAAATCTATATTGTAGGCATTACTCTCACTAAATTATAGTTATTATAATTTAGTTAATTCTAATAATCACTATCAAACTACTAGAAGAACCAGAAATATTAGGCTGCTTAGTTTTGGCTGGGAGTGCTACCTCGGTGCTTTACGCCAACCATTTGCGAGCGCTTCTGATTCGGTGCAAAACCATCTTTCTCCACGCGCTGGATCAATTACTGTTGATTCATAATCCTCGGCTCCTGGAACATGGTAAACCTTAGCTCCGCTATCAATAGAGATGTTACCTTTAATCTGACATCCTGGTTTAGTTACTAATTTAATTAGAGAAGGAGAGCGACTACGATTAAATTCTTGTGAAAGAATCACAATCATAAACATAACCCCAATGCCAATAAATTTTGGCAGTAACCTGTGTTTATTGACATTTTGTTTCTTTGGCAAAGTTTGAGCTAAAACCCCTTCAATTGAGGCATTAGAAGCACTAAGTTTTCCATTTGCTTGAGTTGTTAGCTGGTAAAGAATCGTATCTCCCACTTTCGGACGGCGAGATGCTCTCTTCAATGCACTGATATGAAGAAAAATTTCTTTACTTCCCTGAGCAGGTTTTATAAAGCCAAAACCCCTATCATCCTTCCATGTTGTTAATTGACCTTTTTGGAAAATAGGTTTCATGCACAACCCTCTTTCTATCTGCCTATTTTGTAGTGTTCCCATACAAAGGCCAGATGAATCAAAATAAACTGTTTCAGCAAACCCGCTTGCGTTTAGCGCTGTGGTATGCGCTCGTCATGGCTCTGATTTTAAGCCTGTGCGGATTCGGTATCTACAGAGCAATTTCTCATGCTCATTGGATGACATTAGACCGTGAACTGGAATCTGTC
It encodes the following:
- a CDS encoding cold shock domain-containing protein: MKPIFQKGQLTTWKDDRGFGFIKPAQGSKEIFLHISALKRASRRPKVGDTILYQLTTQANGKLSASNASIEGVLAQTLPKKQNVNKHRLLPKFIGIGVMFMIVILSQEFNRSRSPSLIKLVTKPGCQIKGNISIDSGAKVYHVPGAEDYESTVIDPARGERWFCTESEALANGWRKAPR
- the rppA gene encoding two-component system response regulator RppA, with protein sequence MRVLLVEDEPDLGGAIKRTLIQQKYLIDWVLDGNEAWEYLENSWTQYTLAIFDWMLPGISGLELCKRLRSQKNSLPVLMLTAKDSMEDKVAGLDAGADDYLVKPFGMAELLARLRALQRRSPQFQPQKLTVGNLTLDYGNNLVVSQNALGNKHEITLTNKEFQLLEYFMKHPNQIVTTGQIRNQLWEVSAEPVSNVVAAQMRLLRRKLANSGCENIIETLHGMGYRLNLTIDTSRSQEHNL
- a CDS encoding efflux RND transporter permease subunit encodes the protein MLSAIIKWAIARRWLVILGTIILTIWIFRTIIQMPLDVFPSFAPPQVEIQTEAPGLAPEELESLVTLPIESAINGTPGVTAVRSSSAAGISVVKVIFNWNTDIYQARQLVTERLQQSFSKLPSGVETPQVSPTSSPIGTVLQYAFTSQNTPLMEVRRIVDWQVTNRLLAVPGVSQVIAYGGDIRQYQVLVDPDKLKAFNVTLEDVEQAASAANVNAPGGYLITPDREKLIRGIGRIESIEELQQSVIIARNGTPVKISDVADVQIGAAIKRGDGSFNTQKAIILMINKQPQADTPTVTRAIEEAMAEVQAGLPEDIKITPTFRQENYIDSSIKNVREALVEGSIIVALILIPFLMNWRNLAICLTALPLSLLLGVLLLNWLGQGLNTMTLGGLAVAIGSAVDDAIVDAENVYRNLRENKYSANPRPVIDVVFDGCQEVRDSVFGATIITIVVFSPVFALGGVEGSIFIPMGLGYMAAVIASSITALTVTPALCAILLPYGNLPEREPWVARFFKRLYYPLLTFSLKHSGIVLASAIASLVAATIIAPSFGRIFLPEFQEQTLVNTLTLYPGVSLEATNAAGEALQQALKGDSRFPYVQLRSGRAPGDSDAAGVNLGHLDIELSDAAMKDRQGTIEKLREEFAKLPGVAPNIGGFISHRMDEVLSGVRSAIAVKIFGPDLEQLHSIGQEINDVMKTVNGIVDLQLEPQIPIEQIQIKFNRPAASRYGLTVGKLSEIIETALNGRVVSQILEKQQTFDLVVWLKSDARQNLDTIRNLLIDTPNSQKIPLTQVATIENATGPNTINRENVSRLIVVSANANGRDLRSIVNEIKDKVNQQVHPATGYYIQYAGQFEAEERATQNILISSAIAFVAITVIMYLSVKSIPSTAMIMINLPLALVGGVFSVALSGGVISIASLVGFITLFGIATRNGLLLVDNYNTKFGEGLPLKEVLIKGSMERLNAILMTAFTSALGLAPLVIESGAGKEILQPLSIVVLGGLFTSTALTLVVLPALYVKFGRFLLPKPATGILLFSENSRTTKIS
- a CDS encoding DUF5615 family PIN-like protein; amino-acid sequence: MKLLLDENLSDRIIPQILDLYPNSCHVKALALTNTDDLVIWEYAKANDFVIVSKDSDFHQRSLLYGHPPKFIYIRIGNNPTSKIVTTLRDNFDTISQFGNSQVESILVLVLA
- a CDS encoding DUF433 domain-containing protein, coding for MNYDNIVTIEPGKRSGKPCIRGMRITVYDILEYLASGMTEEEILEDFSELTSEDIKACLAFAADREKKLFVASL
- a CDS encoding efflux RND transporter periplasmic adaptor subunit, producing the protein MPNSLRFHPIVTMRYVSGTLVGLLLLANPVLVLAHAGHGNEFHQEGEATPATASIQVDSQTAQRLGIKVEPVKSQRLAVGIKTTGQIETLPSKQVEVTTPIAGAKVIELLVEPGALVKQGQPVAVVSSPDLVELRVNSQEKLAQGQADLQQALADLRLAQQNRDRYQQITTAEIAQAESQVAFFQEKYDKDRELVTQGALPRRNGLESQTQLAEAKANLAKANSRREVIEAENQLKRAQASVDVAKSRINLSNSTYETRLQQLGIRGNAKGLVTVTSPISGKVADREVTLGQSFQDAGGKLMTIVNDNQVFATANIYEKDLDKVKTGQRVNVKVASVPNRIFTGRIAVINSVVAGDTRVVPVKAEINNPGGVLKPGMFAELEVLTNQTSSDVLIIPSAAVVEVNNKKVVYIQNGNSYQPVEIILGQTSGDMVEVKTGLFNGDMIVTQRAPQLYAQSLRGDTKKKADEHTETAVQTTETKIPWWIAAGGGTVLVTIAFMAGNFWASRHGKYQYQLATESYLTEEPLNDAASEFNDNHRGASQDSEIKIEK